The following is a genomic window from Puntigrus tetrazona isolate hp1 chromosome 20, ASM1883169v1, whole genome shotgun sequence.
TGTTTGACAGTGGTAAGCTACACATAGTTAAAAACCTGGCTTTGTCCAATGTTCACATTTCTGTtctgaaatagatttttatgaAAGAATGCCTCATTTGCGTATTTCAACATAACATttcataaaacttttaaaacaaaacaattatctTAATGCATACAGTGATTAATGATCTGGGGAGGTGTGGTGATATCTATGCAGTGTCTCGCTTTAAGGGATATCACCAATGTTAATGTCAGCTTTCTGCTGTAAATGTCAGACAATCTGAAATGCAGTTAAAATTACAGAGAAACAAAGAGGTGTGAAAACATTTGCAAAGTACTGTTCCAGAGTACTGTTTGAAACACATGCTGAAATCATCAGACAcagcttctttttgttttatttccatatctTAAGCGCTTTATTTTGCTGGGACATCAGATTCAGATATTGGCATGCGGCTCCTTTGTGAAAAGATGTTGAAACTTGTCTCACACTCTTCCCCTGTCATCCTCTCACCCTCCCCTCTTTCCTGTCACTATTTTTCATAGATGACAGGACTTGTGTCATATTTCCCTTGGTGAAGGCATTCtgtgaaaaatgtttcaaaggggATGAGGCAGTGCTGGCCTCCTTGTCCTTCCAGTATGGAAAGCTTTGTCATGGCCTCTCAGGTGACTGTCCCCCACTTTTTTTGcgcatttctaaaatgtttcagCATTATAGTCTACAAGTCATGATATGGAGTTTTGTATCTCTTATTTGAACAGAGTCTTTTACTGACGAGCAGCACCTCTGGTTTCTGGAGTTTTATAAGAAGCTATGCTGTCTGGGTTTGCAGCATGAAAACGGGCATTGTGAGAGCCAGCCCTACCCACTGGAGCTGGAGAACAAATACGCCCTAGTGCGCAGGAATTGTGCCTACAACTTTCCTGTGAGTTTTTCTGCCTTGCATCTAAATGGGTTTCTGTCTGAAGTCTAAAAAAATCGCCTTGCTGCCTTAATACATTTTGGCTTAatacatttgcttttgtttcgcattgcttgtttgtctttttcagaAGATTTGATTTGAAGGCCTTTTGACCAACCAATTTTTTCAGACACTGTTATCTATTTTTAACGTCTGTCAGTGGAGGCAGTCTTTTAGAATAGCTCAACAGCTCATTTGAGGAAATTAAACCTCTGTCTGATCTATCATCAATGTCTGAAGTGGTCCATTGTTGTTAATGTGGTTATATATAGCTGCAGTCGCTCAGAATAAGTTTGTGAACAGTCTGAGATGTAGGTGGCTGAACATTATGTCTAAGAAACCAGTCGCTTTTTAAGAGGGACACAAAAGCATGATGAAAGTGGCATAAAAGTCTTCATGATTTGTATGTTATAACTTGTTATTCACTGATAATGTTTTTCTTCCAAAGGGTTTCTTTCAGTAAATTTTCATGAATGTGGATAtatcaaaaaactatttttgagtggcaaatgaaattttattataatctttCTGCTTTGGTACACATTTTGGAAATATAGCAAACTGAAATGTAGTAAAATGGTCCACTTAAATAATTCTTTATGGTGTttctattttgttgttttggagCTTCACAACCCTAGCCctcttaattatatatatatatatatatatatatatatatatatatatatatatatatatatatatatatatatatatatatatatatattattacaattttaacagttttctatttgaattttgaaatgtacttaatgtactttattcctgtgatgattttgtaaacattttttgtaaacatttttattattatcagtattgaaAACCATTGTATTGCTGAATTTTAGtggaaacataatttttttttttttttttgatgaatagaaagttcatagctttaatttgaaatatttaggagtgtatatattattacttttttgaatAACCAATAAGCATATTGCTGTGTGTCTGAAGCCTTGTCTGTACATTTTGttctctgtatttatttttaggccATAGTGTTATTTGCCGATCCAAACCACTTTCTGTCTGAATTATATCGTACGTTCTCAAGTCTTTGTCATGATCCTGAGATTTCTGTACGGAGGACGGCAGCTGGTGGTTTCCATGAGGTACAAGCTCAGAAactcatttaaacatatttttgtcataGTGCACAATGTGACTCGCGTTTTGACAGGCAGCGGTGCCTCAGAATGCACAATAGCATCTTTTCTAATCCCTCTGCATTAGGTGGTCAAATTGCTGGGCCCAAATGTGCATTACATACACAAAGAGCTAATCACTTTGCTGCAGGATGACTCATTAGAGGTGAGACCTGAATAAaggtttgcgtgtgtgtgtgtggtgtgtgtgtgtgtttgtttattaaaagagCTTTCAGCTGTCTGTGACAGCTTCAGTCAGCACAGTCATTTCCTTGGCACACTGTGCCGTGTGAGACATGGCAACTTTCTTCACAGAAAGATTTGGTCCTTCTCAGAATGTCTACTGACCGCTGAGTTACTTGAACAAATAGCCGTCTGACCATTCAAAACCCCCTCCTTGCAAGGCAAACGGAGCTTATGTAACTTCTGTATTTGGATGCATATTAGATGGGCAAGAAATTCCctgctggagtgtgtgtgaagCAGAAAAAGACAATTATTTGATTCCGTCTTTGTAATGGATTATCAAAAATGAACTACTGCACTTGTAGAAagtgaagtgtgtcatttctgcaCCACGTAATTGGAATGAAATTCTTTTAGAAAACGCCCCCTATTTGCAATTGATAACAATTCGATTTGATATTTGCAAACTGTTTTAGCATCAAAAAAGTTACACACACCACCTTTAACATCAAACTACCAAAAATTCTTCTTAGGCGCCAGACATACCGTgcctacgtgtgtgtgtgtgtgaagctctGTGCGCAAGTGTGTGAATCTTTGCGGAGGTTGCATGCTACTGTGTAGgatgaatgaatgcattgcaCCTCCCTAGCTAAGGCTAGAGTGTGGTATTGTTTATTCTGTCATGATCCTCTGAGCGGTGTTAGTCACTCACTGCATTAGCATCTACTATAGTGCAAAGCTCCCTGAGCCATCAGACATAGTGATTTTCATGATTAATGATGATGGAAACCCAACATTATAGACTATCTATTATAGTCAGTGATCTCACACAAGCTTGTCTCCCAATTTTAGAATCCCTTTCTGGGGTTAGCAGTGTTTCCGAAACATCTGATGATGAGAATGCGTTGTTGATTAGCAATAGCTCAGcgctttttttctctgcaggtATTGGATGCACTGCTGAACAATCTTCAAGAGACTTTAGAGCTGGCCACTTCCAGAGGGGAGGGAGCAGGACCTGAGAGCAAGGTTTTTGATGCTTTAGcgagatttttcttttgtgaatttTTGTGATCCTTTAGATTCTCAGCACACCTGCAATATTTATGGTCTTAATAGTAATAAACTAAATgctaaatgttgttatttaaaaatattaacacaaatgcatgtattaattttagaaatattttatgttcatattaaatatattaatatgtaatagaaattctataaatatagatgtaaatattttcaaaatatattctgtgtgaattctgtatatatatatatatatatatatatatatatatatatatatatatatatatatatatatatatatatatatatacataaagcaGCATACGTCTCGGTCTCACCCTTCCAGCAGGTGAATATACCAGACTTGGTGCCTGCTTTGGTAGCAGCAGAACAGAAAGCGGCCTCCTCGTTGCACTGGCGGGTTCATGAGAAACTCCTGCAGTGCTACTCCTGTCTGCCCCGTGTCATCTCTGGAGACCAAATCTACTTCCGCTTCTTTCAGAGGATGTTCAGCATCATAACTACCAATGTACACCGACTACACGCACACCCCTGCCTGTAGATTCCCTCAATTTTAAGTGTATATTTCATCTGTCCCACTGTTTGCTCTCTTCTAGAATGTTCTGCCAGTCCAGCGGGAAGCTGTCAGGACGTTATGTGTGTTCTTGCGTTACAACCGCAAGCAGGAACAGCGGCAAGAGATAATCAGCAAAATAAAGCAAGGTAAAAAGGCAGGATCTTCTTATACTACGTCATGTGCATgagattcagtgattcagttgGTCAGGACTGTTTCTCTTCTGAAtttaagagctcgctcaaggtAGAAGCTACTGGAACAGGCTTCGCTATCTGGACCTGTGCGAAATCACAATAGACCTCTTCTCCAAGTCGtatttttgcaaacatttcCTTATTCCAGCGCTTGAGTTGGTCAGTGACCCCGTAGCCAATGTCAGGTGAACAGCTCACATGTTTTTAAACTTCTGTTATTGCATCCTAGCTTACTGTGCCGTGACTAATGCTTTAACATATTACTGCTTATTGTTTGCTTTATTGAACCAAAAATGAACATCCTGGCAGGTACAAGCTCTGTTATATGTTACCCAAACTGAGATCCACCATCAAGCCAGCAGACAAACATCTACTTCAGCAGCTGGAGTTCTGTGTGCGGAAACTGTTGTGCCGCGAGAAGGACAAAGATGTAGTGGTAACTTTGCGTAAGGTGAGCCTCTCATTATTAAGTGTGGTCACGTTAGCAAAGGTTTGCtatgttttttgtgtgcaaaaatgGTCCATGTATGAAATAATCTTCAAAGAGAAATTAGTTTCAAATCAGGCAGCTTTCTCAGTTTAAACCCACTGTGCCtgttaaaaacagtaaatgtaaggattttttaaatattgaatagtatttcataaatatatgtaataaaatccttaaactgttttattatgttttcttAGACAGTTCTAGAGCTGGACAAAATGGACATAACAGAGCCGGTATGAAATATCTGTTACTTTGATACTTTGCACTGAGTTGTACACCGTTTTTTTCTGACCACTGTGAGCTTATTTTGTAACACTGTTGGTGTACTTTTATGTTTATAGTATCATAAAAGGCATGAAAGAGAGCTTTTGGACCAGAaaaaggagaaggaggagaCTCTTTTACTTGAAATGGTGAGCGAGTTACCCTTTTTAGTCAATTTACAAAGACATCACTTTTACCTATTAATTGTAgtcaatttatgtttttttttttttttaaaccaaaactattttattaccTATTTAAGACAAATAGGTTTTTCATTATGTGAAAcgtttaattacaaaaatataatttgtggtTTTGTTACACAAAGGAACTGCTAGAACGACAGCAGAGTGAGGCGAAACTAACTGGAGATAAACAGTCGGAGAAGAAACGTGAGTGGCATTCATTCATACACACGCTCTCTCAAATTTTGGATGTTTTACTAGCttacatttgtacatttctcAAATGCATGTGGGTGTTTACTTGTTTAGTTTATAATTCTTTTGTAATGCAGAACGAGAGAGCAAGTCGGGCCTCTCTGGTAGTAAAGGAATGTCAGGATCTACATCAGGAGCAACATCATCTTCTTCTGCTGGTTAGTATCCTTCCTGatatacattaatgttttttttttcttttatcaaatgttttcttttatcaaaGAATAAATAGGACATTCTGAAAATTCCTAAACAACTAATCAACACATTAGAATGATTACTGAAAAatcaagactggagtaatgatgctgaaaattcagccttgCTATCACAGGAATAGACTGAAACtcgtttcaaaatatatttgaacagaatatataatatataaacagttgAGAAAACAGTTACTGaattttcattcaaatgcaGCTTCTGT
Proteins encoded in this region:
- the ppp4r4 gene encoding serine/threonine-protein phosphatase 4 regulatory subunit 4 — encoded protein: MFVRKMTPSQSSLFGEIDDLQDLTFIERPIRRSLKTAEEIDKLTVDEDLNDIERAVYLLSSGEDVQRASVIINLPILVRQNPAETFRRVVPKVREVLHVAGADMQLAAAGSFLTVLQDDIVLIQTHTHSILQIVLLNLDHRDTVVSNAWLETLLSAIDALPKETIRQEILSPLLSKHQLSQSVPARLASCRILGKVVGKFESSIVKKDLFPLIRSLCQDVEYEVRACMCRQLENITRGIGLDHTKVEVLPELVELAQDEASTVRLAAFDTIINLLEMFDSDDRTCVIFPLVKAFCEKCFKGDEAVLASLSFQYGKLCHGLSESFTDEQHLWFLEFYKKLCCLGLQHENGHCESQPYPLELENKYALVRRNCAYNFPAIVLFADPNHFLSELYRTFSSLCHDPEISVRRTAAGGFHEVVKLLGPNVHYIHKELITLLQDDSLEVLDALLNNLQETLELATSRGEGAGPESKQVNIPDLVPALVAAEQKAASSLHWRVHEKLLQCYSCLPRVISGDQIYFRFFQRMFSIITTNNVLPVQREAVRTLCVFLRYNRKQEQRQEIISKIKQELAQGRSYWNRLRYLDLCEITIDLFSKSYFCKHFLIPALELVSDPVANVRYKLCYMLPKLRSTIKPADKHLLQQLEFCVRKLLCREKDKDVVVTLRKTVLELDKMDITEPYHKRHERELLDQKKEKEETLLLEMELLERQQSEAKLTGDKQSEKKQRESKSGLSGSKGMSGSTSGATSSSSAGKEMRRAKLARSRSLSGHPTTPKMTNPDKSLKVKDSGSCPGSGKSAMLPLNDDNLRPHHFNVASSISPTPSSSSMPVLIRSNTSSSVDHRSNGNKDTQSRKLSVQRKSNSFGMQSGRE